In one Diabrotica virgifera virgifera chromosome 7, PGI_DIABVI_V3a genomic region, the following are encoded:
- the LOC114334568 gene encoding uncharacterized protein LOC114334568 isoform X3, which produces MEYNCGLKKNIKNFYICSDHFKKDDYITATTVHNGKRRLKKSVIPSINLSASVESKESVLKNLLERQKFTPNILHKNTFDKCTLNMASNEQVEISSNINEGFSSSKNLE; this is translated from the exons ATGGAGTACAACTGTGGTTTAAAGAAAAATATCAAGAATTTTTATATTTGCAGTGACCACTTTAAAAAAGACGATTACATTACCGCaa CTACTGTGCATAACGGTAAAAGACGTTTGAAAAAGTCAGTAATCCCATCGATTAATCTATCAGCATCAGTAGAATCAAAAGAAAGTGTATTAAAGAACCTGTTAGAACGTCAAAAATTTACTCCAAACATTCTGCATAAAAACACTTTTGATAAATG TACACTAAATATGGCTTCAAATGAACAGGTAGAAATATCTTCTAACATCAACGAAGGTTTTTCAAGTAGCAAGAATcttgaataa